From one Henningerozyma blattae CBS 6284 chromosome 1, complete genome genomic stretch:
- the DRS2 gene encoding aminophospholipid-translocating P4-type ATPase DRS2 (similar to Saccharomyces cerevisiae DRS2 (YAL026C); ancestral locus Anc_7.72) has translation MSDIPNPFEDQSETLFDLNLDNPDDDDTYDTEKRKDLKKSSNQNIEFINEKTAKSVKQQTISTPGTDNRYSEDYTIENDINVDPFLDDVELSWNANPDDGNDFDINIENSGRIGKRPSIWARAWYKIKPGSKKKQSTNRFEMQNYNAVVADANDDDDVYLKSRDRFNMKIIFNKYILGKYGTSSATDTSEPRLIYLNDKRNNATLGYGDNHISTTKYNFATFLPKFLFQEFTKYANLFFLFTSAIQQVPHVSPTNRYTTICTLLIVLIVSAMKEIVEDIKRSRSDSELNNSKARVYSEMNGDFVEKRWIDIRVGDMIKVNSEEPIPADIIIISSSEPEGLCYIETANLDGETNLKIKQSRVETSKYIDSRNLNSMNGRILSEHPNSSLYTYQGTMELNGRSIPLSPEQMILRGATLRNTPWIFGIVIFTGHETKLMRNATATPIKRTAVERVINLQILALFGVLILLSLISSIGNVIMMSASSHLSYLYIKGTNKVGLFFKDILTFWILFSNLVPISMFVTVELIKYYQAFMISSDLDLYDETTDTPTVVRTSSLVEELGQIEYIFSDKTGTLTRNIMEFKSCSIAGHCYIDVIPEDKEATMEDGIEVGYRKFDDLKERILNTDDPESQYIEMVLTLLATCHTVIPELQSDSSIKYQAASPDEGALVQGGADLGYKFIIRKPNSVTVELKTTGQTLEYELLNICEFNSTRKRMSAIFRFPDGSIKLFCKGADTVILERLDPENNYYVESTMRHLEDYAAEGLRTLCLAMRDIPEEEYNNWNKIYNEAATTLDNRSQKLDDAAELIENNLFLLGATAIEDKLQDGVPETIHTLQDAGIKIWVLTGDRQETAINIGMSCRLLSEDMNLLIINEETKEDTRNNLLEKMRAINEHQLSQYELDTLAMVIDGKSLGFALESDLEDYLLAVGKLCKAVICCRVSPLQKALVVKMVKRKTSSLLLAIGDGANDVSMIQAAHVGVGISGQEGMQAARSADFAIGQFKYLKKLLLVHGSWSYQRISVAILYSFYKNIALYMTQFWYVFANAFSGQSIMESWTLTFYNVFFTALPPFVIGVFDQFVSSRLLERYPQLYKLGQKSKFFSVTIFWGWIINGFYHSAVTYVGSTLFYRYGDVLNMHGETTDHWTWGVAVYTNSLLIVLGKAALVTNQWTKFTLFAIPGSFVFWMVFFPIYASIFPHANISMEYAGVLSHTYGSAVFWLMLLVLPVFALFRDFIWKYYRRMYVPESYHVVQEMQKYNISDYRPHLQQFQTAIRKVRQVQRMKKQRGFAFSQSESGDQERLVRMYDTTKRRGQFGELGDATSSNPFNDSNGIRNIDEGSISIRPKTDARGFKTDDLQSFESFDL, from the coding sequence ATGAGTGATATTCCAAACCCATTCGAAGATCAGAGTGAAacattatttgatttgaatttagACAATcctgatgatgatgatacaTATGATactgaaaaaagaaaagatttgaaaaaatcatcgaaccaaaatattgaatttataaatgaaaaaactGCCAAATCAGTAAAACAACAAACCATAAGCACTCCTGGTACTGATAACAGATATAGTGAAGATTATacaatagaaaatgatatcaATGTGGATCCTTTTCTCGATGATGTAGAATTATCATGGAATGCAAACCCAGATGATGGGAACGATTTCGATATTAATATAGAAAACAGTGGTAGAATTGGTAAACGACCTTCGATATGGGCAAGAGCTTGGTATAAAATTAAACCGGgtagcaaaaaaaaacaatcgACGAATCGTTTTGAAATGCAAAATTATAACGCAGTTGTGGCAGATgcaaatgatgatgatgatgtttatttgaaatcaaGAGATCGGTTCaatatgaaaattatatttaataaatatatcttgGGTAAGTATGGTACTTCTTCAGCAACTGATACATCTGAACCaagattaatttatttgaatgataAGAGAAATAATGCGACGTTAGGTTATGGTGATAATCATATCTCtacaacaaaatataaCTTCGCCACATTTTTaccaaaatttttatttcaagaGTTCACCAAATATGcaaatttattctttctATTCACATCTGCCATTCAACAAGTACCGCATGTTTCACCAACAAATAGATATACCACCATTTGtacattattaattgttttaatcGTTTCTGCCATGAAGGAAATTGtagaagatattaaaagatcTCGTTCAGATAgtgaattgaataattcaaaagCTAGAGTATATTCAGAAATGAATGGTGATTTTGTAGAGAAAAGATGGATCGATATCAGAGTAGGTGACATGATTAAAGTGAATTCAGAAGAGCCAATACCTGCagatatcattattatatcaTCATCTGAACCAGAAGGGTTATGTTACATCGAGACTGCAAATTTGGATGGTGAAactaatttaaagattaaaCAATCTAGGGTAGAaacttcaaaatatattgattcgagaaatttaaattcaatgaaTGGTAGAATTTTATCAGAACATCCAAATTCAAGTCTGTATACTTATCAAGGTACTATGGAATTGAATGGCAGAAGCATTCCATTATCTCCAGAACAAATGATTTTACGTGGTGCAACTTTAAGAAACACTCCGTGGATATTTGGGATAGTTATATTTACTGGTCAtgaaacaaaattaatGCGTAACGCTACAGCTACTCCTATTAAGAGAACTGCAGTTGAACGTGTTATTAATTTACAGATTTTAGCATTGTTTGGGGtattaattctattatCTTTAATCTCTTCTATTGGTAATGTTATTATGATGAGTGCATCAAGCCACTTATcatatttgtatattaaaGGAACTAATAAGGTAGGgctatttttcaaagatatCTTAACATTTtggattttattttctaatttagtCCCCATTTCAATGTTTGTTACCgttgaattaattaaatattatcaagCATTTATGATCAGTTCAGATTTAGATTTATATGACGAAACAACTGATACACCAACTGTGGTTCGTACTTCTTCATTAGTAGAAGAATTGGGTCaaatagaatatattttcagtGATAAAACTGGGACATTAACAAGAAATATCATGGAATTCAAATCTTGTTCAATTGCTGGTCATTGTTACATTGATGTGATTCCAGAAGATAAAGAGGCTACTATGGAAGATGGTATTGAAGTCGGTTATAGAAAATTCGATGATTTAAAGgaaagaatattaaatacaGATGATCCAGAATCCCAATATATAGAAATGGTCTTAACTTTGTTAGCCACTTGCCATACAGTTATTCCGGAACTTCAGAGTGATagttcaattaaatatcaAGCTGCATCTCCAGATGAAGGTGCTTTGGTTCAAGGTGGTGCTGACTTGggttataaatttattattcgTAAACCAAACTCAGTAACTGTGGAACTTAAAACTACAGGTCAAACTTTGgaatatgaattattaaacataTGCGAGTTTAACTCTACAAGAAAGAGAATGAGTGCAATTTTTAGATTCCCTGATGGTTCAATCAAGTTATTCTGTAAAGGTGCTGATACTGTGATTTTAGAAAGATTAGATcctgaaaataattattatgtAGAATCCACTATGAGACATTTAGAAGATTATGCAGCCGAAGGTTTAAGAACGTTGTGTTTGGCAATGAGGGATATCCCAGAGgaagaatataataattggaATAAGATATACAATGAAGCTGCAACAACCTTAGATAATAGATCTCAGAAATTAGATGATGCAGCCGAATTGATTGAAAACAATCTTTTCTTATTGGGTGCTACTGCAATTGAAGATAAGTTACAAGATGGAGTTCCTGAAACAATCCACACTTTACAAGATGCTGGCATCAAAATCTGGGTTCTTACTGGTGATAGACAGGAAACGGCTATTAACATTGGTATGAGTTGTAGATTGCTGAGCGAAGatatgaatttattaatcatCAATGAGGAGACTAAAGAAGAtacaagaaataatttactTGAAAAAATGCGGGCAATTAACGAGCATCAATTATCTCAATACGAATTGGATACATTAGCTATGGTTATCGATGGTAAATCGTTAGGATTTGCATTAGAATCTGATTTAgaagattatttattagcTGTGGGTAAACTTTGTAAAGCTGTTATTTGTTGTCGTGTTTCTCCATTGCAAAAAGCATTAGTTGTTAAGATGGTCAAGAGAAAGACAAGCTCATTGTTACTAGCCATTGGTGACGGTGCCAATGACGTCAGTATGATTCAAGCTGCACATGTTGGTGTTGGTATCAGTGGCCAAGAAGGTATGCAAGCTGCAAGATCAGCAGATTTCGCTATTGGgcaattcaaatatttaaaaaaattgttactTGTCCATGGGTCATGGTCTTACCAAAGAATATCTGTGGCAATCCTTTATTCCTTCTATAAAAACATTGCATTATATATGACTCAATTTTGGTACGTTTTTGCTAATGCTTTTTCAGGCCAATCTATTATGGAATCATGGACATTAACTTTCTACAACGTATTTTTTACAGCCCTACCACCCTTTGTTATTGGTGTCTTTGATCAATTTGTTAGCAGTAGATTATTAGAAAGATACCCACAATTATACAAATTAGGACAAAAGAGTAAATTTTTCTCCGTAACTATCTTCTGGGGTTGGATTATTAATGGATTTTATCATTCAGCAGTGACATATGTCGGTTCAACGTTATTCTACAGATATGGTGATGTATTAAACATGCATGGTGAAACAACGGATCATTGGACTTGGGGTGTGGCAGTTTATACAAATAGTTTACTTATCGTACTAGGTAAAGCTGCACTTGTAACTAATCAATGGACAAAATTTACTTTATTTGCTATTCCCGGctcttttgttttttggATGGTATTTTTCCCTATTTATGCATCTATCTTCCCTCAtgcaaatatttcaatggAATATGCTGGGGTATTATCTCACACTTATGGTTCTGCAGTATTTTGGCTAATGTTACTTGTATTACCAGTGTTTGCCTTATTTAGAGATtttatttggaaatattaCCGTAGAATGTATGTCCCAGAATCGTATCATGTTGTTCAAGAAATgcaaaaatataacatATCAGATTACAGGCCACATCTACAACAATTTCAAACTGCGATTAGAAAAGTGAGACAGGTTCAACGTATGAAAAAACAAAGAGGGTTCGCATTTTCACAAAGTGAGTCTGGTGATCAAGAAAGATTGGTTCGTATGTATGATACTACCAAGAGAAGAGGCCAATTCGGGGAATTAGGTGATGCTACTTCAAGCAATCCTTTCAATGATTCAAACGGCATTAGGAATATTGATGAAGGTAGTATATCTATACGCCCTAAAACAGATGCAAGAGGATTTAAAACCGATGATTTGCAATCTTTTGAAAGTTTTGATTTATAG
- the TBLA0A04630 gene encoding uncharacterized protein (similar to Saccharomyces cerevisiae LDB19 (YOR322C); ancestral locus Anc_7.75) has protein sequence MNFTKLIPAQFITSSKSATASSSSSSSVDSKVSKRQAVELAVDIESPPCVLYGSATNSPGSLLSGLFKLRVRHTSETDSQVSRSVLHKNALTKTTSNNGLRKSKSLNQTTLKSFPDIIETDVKESVLIQNVTLQLIQTIYYENPFIPSNSNIQRCKDCKIKKTVLKEWEIQSQPTKIDVGTFSFPFSYLFKGSLPSTSTLGSHSNTIVRYDLIGKASFKDTRGNKKTKSNSSSSPSTPSSTKSKSKSETIKVTMPIPVTRSLLRGPDKNSLRVFPPTELTVSAVIPNVIHPKSQFPIELQVNGITSSDRRWRMRKLSWKLEETTRIRCHSCSKHIKYLKIIEKETKLKEIENLKRKHKPMKRYGDPIPQVRFSVATRNNSPLPRLNNLDLRQNSNINAAGNTNNTNNTNNNDNLNNEPTQDQDTEDQPAGEFIHPSDDALRQEYIQQQQHIREAQIEQELNNVTNLFAEESRILKDGVMKTGWKTDFSDKGHIELIMDIDCMDFNTGVTNPITRVSSLQPYNENKRQKPNMACDLQDPISGIYVSHVLSVEIIVAEETVHYPNGQPIHKSNIKKSGHVPLSTDDQRLAEISPMFANKQSQKHKPIQENEVSSNGTKLVSVPTGAARVLKMQFRLNITERSGLGISWDEEVPPVYQDVELLSPPVYENTSPISTSPIEMVITPDSSELPPLELVNSNSERPIQLFHDENRVEINQQQIQTPQSVTRKNSVTPSSSPQFQQAISIEGNIPNASDTLTPFNTSDVRVPKESEILNTDKITQ, from the coding sequence atgaattttacAAAGCTTATACCAGCACAATTTATCACTAGCTCTAAATCAGCGACAGCATCTTCAAGTTCTAGTAGTTCAGTAGATTCAAAAGTTTCCAAAAGACAAGCAGTAGAGTTAGCTGTAGATATCGAATCTCCTCCATGCGTTCTATATGGATCTGCTACAAATTCGCCTGGTTCTCTGTTAAGTGGGTTGTTTAAATTGCGTGTCAGACATACCTCTGAGACTGATAGTCAAGTGTCACGGTCAGTGCTTCATAAGAATGCCCTTACCAAGACCACTAGTAACAATGGTTTAAGGAAAagtaaatcattaaatcaAACAACTTTAAAATCATTTCCGGATATAATTGAGACAGATGTCAAAGAATCAgtattaattcaaaatgttACTTTACAATTGATACAAACAATTTATTATGAAAACCCTTTTATTCCAAGTAACTCTAACATTCAACGCTGTAAAGattgtaaaattaaaaaaactgTTTTGAAAGAATGGGAAATTCAATCACAACCAACTAAAATAGATGTTGGAACTTTTTCCTTCCCATTCTCCTATCTTTTCAAAGGTTCATTACCTTCTACTTCCACTTTGGGTTCACATTCAAATACTATTGTTAGATATGATTTAATAGGTAAAGCTTCTTTTAAGGATACTCgtggaaataaaaaaactaaatcTAACTCTTCTTCCTCCCCTTCGACACCTTCCTCTACCAAATCAAAGTCAAAATCTGAAACTATCAAAGTTACTATGCCAATACCAGTTACAAGAAGTTTATTACGAGGACCAGATAAAAATTCTCTAAGAGTATTTCCCCCAACTGAATTAACAGTATCCGCTGTCATACCAAATGTCATCCATCCAAAATCACAATTTCCCATAGAATTACAAGTAAACGGTATTACTTCATCAGATAGAAGATGGAGAATGCGTAAATTGTCTTGGAAATTAGAAGAGACAACTCGTATAAGATGCCATTCTTGTTCTAAacatataaaatatttgaaaataattgaaaaagaaactaaattaaaagaaatagaaaatcTAAAGAGGAAGCATAAACCAATGAAGAGATACGGGGATCCGATTCCACAAGTACGATTTTCAGTCGCAACAAGGAATAATTCTCCTTTGCCaagattaaataatttagatttaCGGCAAAactcaaatattaatgcaGCTGGAAATACAAACAATACAAACAATACAaacaataatgataacTTGAATAATGAGCCTACTCAAGATCAAGATACTGAAGACCAACCTGCTGGTGAATTTATTCATCCTAGTGATGACGCATTACGTcaagaatatattcaaCAACAGCAGCATATTAGAGAAGCACAGATTGAACAAGAATTGAATAACGTGACAAATTTATTTGCTGAAGAATCTcgtattttaaaagatggTGTTATGAAAACTGGTTGGAAAACTGATTTTAGTGATAAAGGTcatattgaattaattatGGATATCGATTGTATGGATTTTAACACTGGTGTTACTAACCCTATTACAAGAGTATCATCTTTACAGCcatataatgaaaataagcGTCAAAAACCAAATATGGCATGTGATTTACAAGATCCCATTTCTGGTATTTATGTTTCTCATGTGTTATCTGTAGAAATTATTGTAGCGGAAGAAACAGTTCATTATCCTAATGGTCAACCGATtcataaatcaaatattaaaaaatcagGGCATGTCCCACTTTCAACTGATGATCAAAGATTGGCTGAAATATCTCCCATGTTTGCAAATAAACAATCACAAAAGCATAAACCaattcaagaaaatgaagTTTCTAGTAATGGTACTAAACTAGTTAGTGTCCCAACAGGTGCAGCACGTGTATTAAAAATGCAGTTTAGACTAAATATTACTGAAAGGTCTGGTTTAGGAATCTCATGGGATGAAGAGGTTCCTCCAGTATACCAAGATGTTGAATTACTCTCTCCTCCAGTTTATGAAAATACCTCTCCTATTTCTACTTCTCCTATTGAAATGGTCATAACACCGGATTCTTCTGAACTACCTCCATTAGAACTGGTTAATAGCAATTCTGAACGTCCTATTCAACTATTCCATGATGAAAATAGAGTTGAAATTAACCAACAACAAATTCAAACTCCGCAATCTGTTACGAGAAAGAACTCAGTCACTCCTTCCAGCTCACCGCAATTCCAACAAGCAATCAGTATTGAAGGTAATATCCCAAATGCTTCCGACACACTAACTCCGTTTAATACTTCTGACGTTAGAGTCCCAAAGGAGTcagaaattttaaatacaGACAAAATAACACAGTAA
- the TBLA0A04640 gene encoding uncharacterized protein (similar to Saccharomyces cerevisiae PMT2 (YAL023C) and PMT3 (YOR321W); ancestral locus Anc_7.76): MSSKLRRTEALNKDSNGLDQDTLPEINDNDSVEEKEDLSKEKEAITPATKNCSSFKCAEAVIMPIVFTGLAFFTRMYKIGANNHVVWDEAHFGKFGSYYLRHEFYHDVHPPLGKMLVGFSGYLAGYNGSWDFPSGELYPDYLDYIKMRLFNASFSALCVPLAYFTGKAIGFSLPSVWLLTLLVLCETSYATLGRFILLDSMLLFFTFSSFFCFVMFHNQRKNPFSRKWWKWMALTGLNLGCAISVKMVGLFIITLVGIYTVVDLWNYLADKKMTWKTYWAHWLSRIVCLIFIPLVVFMICFKIHFDLLWHSGTGDATMPSLFQANLVGSEVGKGPRDVVVGSSIVSLKNQALGGSLLHSHVQTFPEGSKQQQITCYGHKDSNNNWLFKRVWDQPDYSEEEENEFVVDGATYRVVHLNTGRNLHSHQIPAAVSQTSFEVSGYGNSTIGDEKDYWVVEVVNQKGKEDKTRLHPLTTSFRLRHKQLGCYLSQTGANLPEWGFRQSEVACVPSPFKRDKRTWWNIETHENEKLPESTEGFKYPKTNFFTDFVYLNLAMMATNNALVPESDKFDRLSSAAWQWPTLNIGLRLCGWGDDNPKYFLLGSPATTWPSTAAVFGFMAFFIILTLRWQRQYKDYSDAKNVNTFLMGGIYPMFGWGLHFMPFIIMARVTYVHHYLPALYFALIVLVYFFEIGTQWVSHRKNGCLIRAAIFGAYYAAIMYIFYLFSPISFGMEGPAKEYSYLAWLPKWDMAEDKF, encoded by the coding sequence ATGAGTTCCAAGTTGAGAAGGACGGAGGCTTTAAACAAAGACAGTAACGGGCTTGACCAAGATACTTTACCAGAAATTAATGACAATGATAGCgtagaagaaaaagaagacttatccaaagaaaaagaagcaATTACACCAGCTACAAAAAATTGCTCTAGCTTCAAATGTGCTGAAGCTGTTATCATGCCAATTGTATTTACTGGTTTGGCATTTTTCACAAGAATGTATAAAATTGGTGCCAATAACCATGTGGTTTGGGATGAAGCCCATTTTGGTAAATTTGgatcatattatttaagaCATGAATTTTATCATGATGTCCATCCACCATTAGGTAAGATGTTAGTCGGTTTCTCTGGTTATTTAGCTGGCTACAATGGTTCTTGGGACTTCCCATCTGGTGAACTTTACCCAGATTACTTAGATTATATCAAAATGAGATTATTTAATGCATCTTTTTCAGCCTTATGTGTTCCATTAGCCTACTTCACTGGTAAGGCAATTGGTTTCTCTCTCCCATCTGTTTGGTTATTGACTTTGTTGGTTTTATGTGAAACGTCATACGCTACTTTAGGTAGATTCATCTTACTGGATTCTATGCTATTGTTCTTCacattttcttctttcttttgttttgttaTGTTCCAcaatcaaagaaaaaatccATTCTCTAGAAAATGGTGGAAATGGATGGCTTTAACTGGTCTAAATTTGGGTTGTGCTATTTCTGTTAAAATGGTTGGTTTATTCATCATTACCTTAGTTGGTATCTACACCGTTGTGGATTTATGGAATTACTTAGCCGACAAAAAAATGACTTGGAAAACTTACTGGGCCCATTGGTTATCTAGAATCGTCTGCTTAATCTTTATTCCATTAGTAGTTTTCATGATCTGCTTCAAGATTCATTTTGATTTACTATGGCATTCTGGGACAGGTGATGCTACAATGCCTTCTTTGTTCCAAGCCAATTTGGTCGGTTCAGAAGTCGGTAAGGGTCCTCGTGATGTCGTTGTTGGCTCATCTATCGTCTCCTTGAAGAATCAAGCCTTAGGTGGTTCTTTATTACATTCCCATGTTCAAACTTTCCCAGAAGGTTctaaacaacaacaaatcACCTGTTATGGTCACAAAGATAGCAACAATAATTGGTTATTCAAAAGAGTCTGGGATCAACCAGATTActcagaagaagaagaaaatgaatttgtTGTTGATGGTGCTACATACAGAGTTGTCCATTTAAATACTGGAAGAAATTTACACTCTCACCAAATTCCAGCTGCTGTTTCTCAAACCTCATTCGAAGTGTCTGGTTATGGTAATTCTACTATTGGTGATGAAAAGGACTACTGGGTTGTCGAAGTTGTTAACCAAAAAGGTAAAGAAGATAAGACCAGATTACATCCATTAACTACTTCTTTCCGTTTAAGACATAAACAATTAGGCTGTTACTTGAGTCAAACTGGTGCCAATTTACCTGAATGGGGTTTTAGACAGTCTGAAGTTGCTTGTGTTCCATCTCCATTTAAACGCGATAAGAGAACTTGGTGGAATATTGAAACCCacgaaaatgaaaaactTCCAGAATCAACAGAAGGTTTCAAATATCCAAAGACTAACTTCTTTACAGATTTTGTTTACTTAAATTTAGCTATGATGGCTACTAACAATGCTTTAGTCCCAGAATCTGACAAATTCGATAGATTATCTTCTGCTGCTTGGCAATGGCCAACCTTAAACATTGGTTTAAGATTATGTGGTTGGGGTGATGATAATCCAAAATACTTCTTATTAGGTTCTCCAGCAACTACTTGGCCTTCCACCGCTGCAGTTTTTGGGTTTATGgctttctttattattttaacttTAAGATGGCAAAGACAATACAAAGATTACTCTGATGCAAAGAACGTTAACACTTTCTTAATGGGTGGTATCTATCCAATGTTTGGTTGGGGTCTACATTTCATGCCATTTATTATCATGGCTAGAGTCACCTATGTTCACCATTACTTACCAGCTTTATACTTTgcattaattgttttagTATACTTCTTCGAAATCGGTACTCAATGGGTATCTCATAGAAAGAATGGTTGTTTAATTAGAGCTGCCATTTTTGGGGCTTATTATGCAGCTATTATGTATATCTTCTACCTATTCTCTCCAATTTCCTTTGGTATGGAAGGTCCTGCCAAGGAATATAGCTACTTAGCTTGGTTACCAAAATGGGATATGGCTGAAGATAAATTTTAG
- the FUN26 gene encoding nucleoside transmembrane transporter FUN26 (similar to Saccharomyces cerevisiae FUN26 (YAL022C); ancestral locus Anc_7.77) yields MTEDYPLQAHTVETQPNSKLENASFYEKLQNKTYLTFFTIGIGLLWPWNCILSASTYFINVIFSVNTIWARNFTSSMMTVSTIASLIFNTWLAQRQFNYSQRVISGLFWEIIIFILFTLISVVHSSLNMAVVFFFVMILVIGSALGTALSQNGILAIANLYGSEYSQAVVVGQAIAGVAPSVVLFMAAFFGDDNHDIGLFGIICYLLATAMVCTVCIILFKKNSIADKLLSNETSVSSERTNVPFDTLYYKLKWLVLAILFTFIITMAFPVFASTTMSMGINLSDTKYSALAFIIWNIGDVYGRIIADKPMFRSSSFTALKSFIYSLSRIILVPLFFIFTTLNSRHKHSSLIFADICYMLLQFIFGVTNGHIISIAFMKVPEYLETDEEKEAAGGFTTIFVFIGLALGSLLSYLVTFTVNSILSNNSQS; encoded by the coding sequence atgACTGAAGATTACCCTCTACAGGCGCATACAGTGGAGACACAGCCAAATTCTAAGCTTGAAAACGCTAGCttttatgaaaaattacaaaataaaacataTCTTACATTCTTCACCATAGGTATTGGCCTTCTTTGGCCATGGAACTGTATATTAAGTGCATCCACATATTTCATAAATGTAATCTTTTCTGTTAATACTATTTGGGCTAGAAATTTTACTAGTTCCATGATGACAGTATCTACAATTGCATCACtaatatttaatacatGGCTAGCACAACGccaatttaattattcaCAAAGGGTAATCTCAGGGTTATTTTgggaaataataatatttattctttttacGCTGATTTCTGTGGTCCATTCAAGTTTAAATATGGCTGTCGTATTCTTTTTTGTCATGATATTAGTTATAGGTAGTGCACTAGGTACAGCATTAAGCCAAAATGGTATTCTTGCCATTGCTAATTTATATGGTTCCGAATATAGTCAAGCAGTTGTAGTTGGACAAGCTATTGCAGGTGTAGCTCCATCCGTGGTTTTATTCATGGCTGCCTTTTTCGGCGATGATAATCATGATATAGGACTGTTTGGAATAATTTGTTATTTATTAGCCACCGCTATGGTGTGCACAGTTTGTATTATtctattcaaaaaaaattctattgCTGATAAACTATTATCCAACGAAACCTCAGTTTCCTCAGAAAGAACTAACGTACCATTCGATACGTTATACTATAAGTTGAAATGGCTAGTATTGGCAATtctttttacttttattataaCAATGGCGTTCCCAGTATTTGCCTCTACAACCATGTCAATGGGTATCAACTTGAGTGATACTAAGTATAGCGCATTagcttttattatttggaacATTGGTGATGTCTATGGAAGAATCATAGCCGACAAACCAATGTTCAGATCTTCATCTTTTACTGCATTGaaatcatttatttattcattatcGAGAATAATACTTGTTCCacttttctttatatttactACTTTGAATTCCCGACATAAACACAGTAGTCTAATATTTGCTGATATTTGTTACATGCTTTTACAATTTATCTTTGGTGTCACAAATGGACATATTATTTCAATCGCCTTTATGAAAGTACCTGAATACTTGGAAACTGATGAAGAGAAAGAAGCTGCTGGAGGGTTCACTACAATCTTTGTATTTATTGGTCTTGCTTTGGGAAGTTTACTGAGCTATCTAGTTACTTTTACAGTAAACTCGATATTATCAAACAATTCACAATCTTAA